From one Lolium rigidum isolate FL_2022 chromosome 4, APGP_CSIRO_Lrig_0.1, whole genome shotgun sequence genomic stretch:
- the LOC124647798 gene encoding putative F-box/LRR-repeat protein At5g02700 → MEMDAGGSCSRKRKSAGLDPDEAAAPAAEGHGPEPADEDQEPPLPAAGGGGEDRVSHLPDGVLGDTISLLPTKEGARTSRKRKSAGLDPDEAAAPAAEGHGPDPADEDQEPPLPAAGGGGEDRISHLPDGVLGDIITLLPTKEGALTSLLATRWRHLWSDAPLNLDHRGLRKDVKDLAALVRHRRGLDPVPAFRNLQELDMCRFGFQYAHLWPKPVPATAAFCFSETLCAATIADCHVPDITAQAIHFPKLKKLELDHVTISESSLRTVLTGCLALECLLIAHSYGFRRVQINSISLRRMCVKGYFAGGPLHFGELIIQNAPCLERLIQHGSYNPHISVISAPRLETLGFISSDARLALGLTVIQELRIVDNLMPEVRTVKILAVNTHALSLDVVIGLLRCFPCLEKLYIKSRGRGESNVWRKKHLGFTSSFDIRLKKISWEYYRGIKSHVDFATFFVENAKVLELMTIQVSKYDYHEAFFAEHHKKLRLDSKASRVARFRFTTDEPRRCVKGFRAHDLDLADPFERKDPHPFRDLS, encoded by the exons ATGGAGATGGATGCTGGCGGTTCTTGCTCGAGGAAGCGGAAATCGGCGGGACTCGACCCagacgaggcggcggcgccggctgcaGAGGGACATGGTCCGGAGCCCGCGGACGAGGACCAGGAGCCGCCGCTTCCCGCAGCGGGTGGGGGAGGTGAGGACCGCGTCAGCCACCTCCCCGACGGCGTCCTCGGCGACACCATCTCGCTCCTCCCCACCAAGGAAGGCGCCCGCACGTCGAGGAAGCGGAAATCGGCGGGACTCGACCCagacgaggcggcggcgccggctgcaGAGGGACATGGTCCGGATCCCGCGGACGAGGACCAGGAGCCGCCGCTTCCAGCTGCGGGTGGGGGAGGTGAGGACCGCATCAGCCACCTCCCCGACGGCGTCCTCGGCGACATCATCACGCTCCTCCCCACCAAGGAAGGCGCCCTCACATCGCTCCTCGCAACCCGATGGCGCCACCTCTGGAGCGACGCCCCTCTCAACCTCGACCACCGCGGGCTCCGCAAAGACGTGAAGGACCTCGCCGCCCTTGT TCGCCACCGTCGAGGCCTGGATCCGGTCCCCGCCTTCCGCAACCTCCAGGAGCTTGACATGTGCAGATTCGGATTTCAGTACGCGCATCTATGGCCAAAGCCTGTGCCAGCGACGGCTGCCTTCTGCTTCTCGGAAACACTCTGTGCTGCTACCATTGCAGATTGCCATGTCCCCGATATCACAGCCCAAGCGAttcacttccccaagcttaagaaGCTCGAGCTTGATCATGTCACCATCTCCGAATCCTCGCTGCGCACCGTGCTTACGGGTTGCCTTGCTTTGGAGTGCTTGCTGATTGCGCACAGCTATGGCTTCCGTCGTGTCCAAATCAACTCCATTAGCCTTAGACGCATGTGTGTGAAAGGCTATTTTGCTGGCGGACCGCTCCACTTTGGGGAACTCATCATCCAGAATGCCCCTTGTCTTGAGAGGTTGATCCAACATGGTTCATATAACCCGCATATTTCGGTAATCTCCGCGCCTAGACTGGAGACCTTAGGTTTCATTTCATCTGATGCCAGACTCGCGCTTGGCTTGACAGTCATTCAG GAATTGCGTATTGTTGATAACCTAATGCCAGAGGTGCGCACCGTCAAGATTTTAGCTGTTAATACTCATGCTCTTAGTCTGGATGTTGTCATTGGCTTGCTGAGGTGTTTTCCATGCTTGGAAAAGCTATACATTAAG TCTCGTGGACGAGGGGAATCCAACGTATGGCGTAAAAAACACCTAGGTTTTACAAGTTCTTTTGACATCCGTCTGAAGAAAATTTCGTGGGAATATTACCGGGGCATCAAGTCGCATGTTGACTTTGCCACATTCTTTGTGGAAAACGCCAAGGTGCTAGAGTTAATGACCATTCAGGTCTCTAAATATGATTACCATGAGGCGTTCTTTGCAGAACACCATAAGAAGCTTCGGCTGGACAGCAAGGCCTCAAGAGTTGCTCGGTTTCGTTTTACAACAGATGAGCCTCGTCGCTGCGTTAAGGGTTTTCGTGCCCATGATTTGGATCTAGCTGATCCCTTTGAAAGGAAAGATCCTCATCCATTTCGTGATTTGTCCTAA
- the LOC124706330 gene encoding zinc finger CCCH domain-containing protein 27-like has product MQSCFSADFLILKMHKESTAPGLDADKIEVPSPKEESNSTNSEAATDTENFEISDDDDDDRNHKHRRKEAMPQSFGESTEEQAAGRPSKRRPMISGNGQPFGGADSRGEAQKDFIPKFKRRLGPGAHSRGGRMNQSFHSASAATRPPMTRGRGRNGAPWTQHDPRFNTLDMMDFASHMASQGPPPHPSLFMGAPMPSSGSAQNGSWGPHGFMPGMPNGMLDPFHPHGMQGPIQPAMSPLIDLGMPRQRCRDFEERGFCLRGDMCPMEHGVNRIVVEDMQSLSQFNLPVSAPNAPGLGIQSEAVTAHVNLTNLGGSKGVTAKDTKSGVADDALKLNGSTGSAVVNTDVYDPDQPLWNNEQPEASCAGFAHANDGVWNAETSSYEAGWEHANQGFAADGSQNSKSSVWGRIASKKKSGPSKIANTTSTSATGNKRSDYYDDMAPSTVQLKPASSKDTNGQSNSRMLGDVGRQSNRAPHKASRTLYVNGIPQESNRWEALLSHFQKFGQVIDIYVPANSEKAFVQFSKREEAEAALKAPDAVMGNRFIKLWWANRDRITEEGEGRISTKPVLTNSALAQPSSSNRGNDLQSTTPRASSGSSASGPGVGPKTLPANSIASVPPAPKRQESMELLEELRKKQDMLAQKRAELRQQLEAYVKQKNSGNPVKQTETSGKEVGTNAAGKVVDIRSMNAGTEGLQEVASTLEKKISGDLALSSPKYAPTSTQKPAVAVKQTSPLVAPPQNRFKLDNRTTSFRILPPLPPEIANESVLKDHFAAFGELSSVVLEDTEAHNHDTTLPSLSCSACVTYTTRQSAEKAFITGKSCKGHMLRFMWLTASPGSNNQSRFQKTSSLVGAAESSSPVAKISRIVTSGTSVIPHSESIPTAESSERFPVETSKVSSSSVECPPENDSTRNPLLIDPYVPQ; this is encoded by the exons ATGCAAAGTTGCTTTTCTGCGGATTTTCTAATCTTGAAGATGCACAAAGAGTCCACAGCTCCAGGACTGGATGCTGACAAAATAGAAGTTCCTTCACCAAAGGAAGAAAGTAATTCCACAAATTCTGAAGCTGCTACAGATACCGAAAACTTTGAAAttagcgacgatgacgacgatgatcgTAATCACAAGCACCGAAGAAAAGAGGCTATGCCTCAATCTTTTGGTGAGAGTACTGAGGAGCAAGCTGCAGGGAGACCTTCGAAAAGAAGGCCCATGATTTCTGGTAATGGACAGCCATTTGGTGGAGCTGATTCACGTGGGGAAGCACAGAAGGACTTCATACCAAAATTCAAGAGGCGTCTTGGACCAGGAGCTCACAGTCGGGGAGGTAGAATGAACCAATCTTTCCATTCAGCTTCGGCTGCCACTCGCCCTCCTATGACACGGGGAAGAGGACGGAATGGTGCACCCTGGACTCAGCATGACCCAAGATTTAACACACTTGACATGATGGATTTTGCATCACACATGGCGTCACAAGGACCGCCTCCACATCCTAGCTTATTTATGGGTGCTCCAATGCCGAGTAGTGGTAGTGCTCAAAATGGTTCATGGGGTCCACATGGGTTTATGCCTGGAATGCCTAATGGAATGCTGGATCCATTTCACCCACATGGAATGCAGGGCCCTATTCAGCCTGCAATGTCACCTTTAATTGATCTTGGCATGCCTCGTCAACGTTGTAGAGACTTCGAGGAGCGTGGATTTTGCTTGAGAGGGGATATGTGCCCCATGGAGCATGGAGTAAATAGAATTGTTGTTGAAGATATGCAG AGTCTATCACAGTTCAATCTTCCAGTCTCAGCTCCAAATGCCCCGGGACTAGGAATCCAAAGTGAGGCAGTAACTGCTCATGTTAACTTAACAAACCTAGGAGGCAGTAAAGGTGTTACTGCGAAAGATACCAAATCTGGTGTGGCAGATGATGCATTAAAGCTAAATGGAAGCACTGGTTCAGCTGTTGTTAACACTGATGTATATGATCCTGATCAGCCTCTGTGGAACAATGAACAGCCTGAAGCATCCTGTGCTGGTTTTGCACATGCTAATGATGGAGTATGGAATGCTGAGACCTCAAGCTATGAAGCAGGGTGGGAGCATGCAAACCAGGGTTTTGCAGCTGATGGTTCACAGAATTCGAAGTCTTCTGTTTGGGGGAGAATAGCATCAAAGAAAAAATCAGGACCTAGTAAAATAGCTAATACTACTTCGACAAGTGCCACTGGAAACAAAAGAAGTGACTACTATGATGATATGGCTCCTAGCACCGTCCAATTAAAGCCGGCTTCTAGTAAGGATACTAATGGTCAATCTAATTCAAGAATGCTTGGAGATGTGGGCCGGCAAAGTAATAGAGCTCCTCACAAAGCATCTCGCACACTTTATGTGAATGGCATTCCGCAGGAAAGCAATAGATGGGAGGCCCTTCTTTCGCACTTCCAAAAATTTGGTCAAGTAATAGATATCTATGTTCCAGCTAACAGTGAGAAAGCTTTTGTCCAGTTCTCTAAAAGGGAAGAAGCAGAAGCTGCCCTAAAAGCTCCAGATGCTGTGATGGGAAACCGTTTTATAAAGCTATGGTGGGCTAACAGGGACAGGATTACTGAAGAGGGAGAGGGTAGAATCTCTACAAAACCTGTGCTGACAAATTCGGCTCTAGCTCAACCATCTTCATCCAACAGAGGAAACGATCTCCAATCTACAACTCCAAGGGCCAGTTCTGGATCTTCTGCATCAGGTCCTGGTGTAGGTCCTAAAACGTTGCCTGCAAACAGTATAGCATCAGTACCTCCTGCCCCCAAAAGGCAAGAAAGTATGGAACTCCTGGAAGAACTCCGTAAAAAACAAGATATGTTAGCTCAGAAGCGTGCTGAGTTACGCCAGCAGTTAGAGGCATATGTGAAACAA AAAAATTCAGGAAATCCAGTAAAACAGACAGAGACTAGTGGAAAAGAAGTTGGGACAAATGCTGCTGGGAAAGTGGTAGATATAAGGTCCATGAACGCCGGGACAGAAGGGCTGCAAGAGGTTGCTAGtacactggaaaagaaaatttccgGGGATTTGGCTTTATCTTCCCCAAAATATGCTCCAACATCCACTCAGAAACCAGCTGTAGCTGTAAAGCAGACATCTCCTCTGGTAGCACCACCTCAGAATAGGTTTAAGCTTGACAACCGCACCACGTCGTTTAGGATCCTTCCTCCTTTGCCACCTGAAATTGCAAAT GAATCTGTCTTGAAAGATCATTTTGCCGCATTCGGGGAGCTCTCATCTGTTGTTCTAGAAGACACTGAAGCCCACAACCAtgatacaaccttgccttctcTGAGTTGCTCAGCTTGTGTGACCTACACAACGCGGCAATCTGCTGAGAAAGCATTTATTACTGGCAAATCTTGTAAAGGGCATATGCTACGATTTATGTGGTTGACGGCTTCTCCTGGCTCAAATAACCAATCGAGATTTCAGAAAACATCAAGTCTTGTTGGGGCAGCTGAGTCCTCAAGCCCTGTTGCGAAAATCTCACGCATTGTCACATCTGGTACATCAGTCATTCCTCATAGTGAATCCATTCCAACCGCAGAAAGTTCAGAGAGATTTCCTGTTGAGACTTCCAAGGTATCATCTTCTAGTGTCGAGTGCCCACCTGAAAATGATTCCACAAGGAATCCTCTCCTTATAGACCCTTACGTTCCACAATGA
- the LOC124708970 gene encoding armadillo repeat-containing protein 7-like isoform X1 produces the protein MFTNPQRQVERTGRGGTPRDQYLQDLVTQFQDSTDEECKERIVANLSNFAYDPYNYAFMRQLNILELFLDCITESNERLVEFGVGGICNSCVDPANASVINRCGGIPLVVQCLSSPVRNTVIYALGALYYLCNPSTKKEILKPDVLRVIREYSAAGAVNSSFSNLANAFLDKHVNS, from the exons ATGTTCACGAACCCACAGCGCCAGGTCGAGCGCACCGGCCGTGGTGGCACTCCGAGAGACCAGTACCTTCAG GATCTCGTGACCCAGTTCCAGGACTCCACGGATGAAG AGTGCAAGGAGAGGATAGTTGCAAACTTGTCAAATTTCGCATATGACCCTTATAACTACGCCTTTATGCGCCAG CTGAATATTCTCGAGCTTTTCTTGGACTGCATTACGGAGTCAAATGAAAGGCTTGTTGAGTTTGGCGTTGGTGGAATATGTAATTCGTGCGTTG ATCCAGCGAATGCTTCAGTAATTAATCGATGTGGTGGAATCCCATTGGTTGTACAATGCTTATCTAGCCCAGTTAGGAATACT GTTATTTATGCACTTGGAGCCTTGTACTACTTATGCAACCCTTCGACAAAGAAAGAGATTTTGAAACCGGACGTCCTTCGGGTGATAAGAGAGTATTCTGCAGCTGGAGCCGTCAACAGCAGCTTCAGCAATCTGGCAAATGCATTCCTGGACAAGCACGTCAACTCGTGA
- the LOC124708971 gene encoding uncharacterized protein LOC124708971 has product MADSTASCPAHEANDPGSSEAVRGSLRGTEEQEGTKGEAATATSEPVREELVQSAVSFLKHPKVVTSSDVQRRSFLENKGLTVDEIEEAFRRLLSSSSNSTSSNTGKSQGVPERSCGITQEAKISTECVDGSGTPDSETVTPVVPRHPKSYIEVMEMIQRGERPDDIQDINDEPPNPDQPISKPRMAPKPKPWEKQVQESSGLDLKAHPSGSSKQTSGVQTDSTNQGMESNNNSGHGDALLMAEPAMGSEAPTDDDAASPEQ; this is encoded by the exons ATGGCGGATTCGACGGCGTCATGCCCCGCCCACGAGGCGAATGATCCAG GTAGCTCAGAAGCTGTTCGTGGTAGTTTGCGGGGCACGGAGGAGCAGGAAGGCACTAAAGGAGAAGCGGCCACCGCGACCTCTGAACCGGTGAGGGAAGAACTGGTTCAGAGTGCCGTTAGTTTCCTGAAACACCCGAAAGTTGTGACCTCTTCTGATGTCCAGAGGCGTTCTTTCCTGGAAAATAAAGGGCTCACTGTGGACGAAATCGAAGAAGCATTTCGACGTCTACTA AGCTCGTCTTCAAACTCTACAAGTTCAAACACGGGCAAATCTCAAG GGGTACCTGAACGCTCTTGCGGAATTACTCAG GAAGCTAAAATCAGCACAGAATGTGTAGATGGTTCAG GGACTCCTGACTCTGAAACTGTCACCCCTGTGGTGCCCCGGCACCCCAAATCATATATAGAG GTCATGGAAATGATACAAAGGGGAGAGCGGCCAGATGATATTCAG GATATTAACGATGAGCCTCCTAACCCTGATCAACCAATCTCGAAACCCCGTATGGCACCAAAGCCCAAG CCATGGGAAAAGCAAGTTCAAGAAAGCTCTGGCTTGGATCTGAAAGCTCACCCAAGCGGTTCCAGCAAACAAACATCAGGAGTTCAAACCGATAGCACCAACCAGGGCATGGAATCAAACAACAACTCCGGTCACGGTGATGCGCTGCTGATGGCAGAGCCAGCTATGGGCTCTGAAGCTCCCACGGATGATGATGCCGCCTCACCGGAGCAGTAA
- the LOC124708970 gene encoding armadillo repeat-containing protein 7-like isoform X2 — MFTNPQRQVERTGRGGTPRDQYLQDLVTQFQDSTDEECKERIVANLSNFAYDPYNYAFMRQLNILELFLDCITESNERLVEFGVGGICNSCVDPANASVINRCGGIPLVVQCLSSPVRNTVSISEAVNYKHNSIG; from the exons ATGTTCACGAACCCACAGCGCCAGGTCGAGCGCACCGGCCGTGGTGGCACTCCGAGAGACCAGTACCTTCAG GATCTCGTGACCCAGTTCCAGGACTCCACGGATGAAG AGTGCAAGGAGAGGATAGTTGCAAACTTGTCAAATTTCGCATATGACCCTTATAACTACGCCTTTATGCGCCAG CTGAATATTCTCGAGCTTTTCTTGGACTGCATTACGGAGTCAAATGAAAGGCTTGTTGAGTTTGGCGTTGGTGGAATATGTAATTCGTGCGTTG ATCCAGCGAATGCTTCAGTAATTAATCGATGTGGTGGAATCCCATTGGTTGTACAATGCTTATCTAGCCCAGTTAGGAATACTGTGAGTATTTCTGAAGCTGTGAACTACAAGCATAACAGTATAG GCTAG